In Micromonospora purpureochromogenes, a single window of DNA contains:
- a CDS encoding endonuclease/exonuclease/phosphatase family protein produces MRLATFNLLHGRSLTDGLVDPDRLTAAVQTLDADILALQEVDRDQSRSGNLDLTAIAARALDAPEHRFAAAVVGTPGEQFRPLRHDDDGHGEPCYGVGLVSRHPVRSWQVTRLRPAPVRSPIYVPGPGGGLTLLRDEPRVVLAAILDTPHGPLTVAATHLSFVPGWNAHQLRRVVRALRTLPAPRILLGDLNLPTGAARLLSGWRPLGRRPTYPAAAPRVQLDHILADRHGLDRLPPVTAVDTPLSTISDHRPLVVDLG; encoded by the coding sequence GTGCGCCTGGCGACGTTCAACCTGCTGCACGGCCGCTCCCTGACCGACGGCCTGGTCGACCCCGACCGGCTCACCGCCGCGGTACAGACCCTCGACGCCGACATCCTCGCCCTGCAGGAGGTCGACCGGGACCAGTCCCGCAGCGGCAACCTCGACCTCACCGCCATCGCCGCCCGCGCCCTCGACGCCCCCGAACACCGCTTCGCCGCCGCCGTCGTCGGCACCCCCGGCGAACAGTTCCGCCCCCTGCGCCACGACGACGACGGCCACGGCGAACCCTGCTACGGCGTCGGCCTGGTCAGCCGACACCCCGTCCGCTCCTGGCAGGTCACCCGGCTGCGCCCCGCCCCGGTACGGTCCCCGATCTACGTCCCCGGTCCCGGCGGCGGCCTCACCCTGCTGCGCGACGAACCCCGCGTCGTGCTCGCCGCGATCCTCGACACCCCGCACGGGCCACTCACCGTCGCCGCCACCCACCTGTCGTTCGTCCCCGGCTGGAACGCCCACCAACTGCGCCGCGTCGTACGCGCGCTGCGCACCCTGCCCGCCCCCCGGATCCTGCTCGGCGACCTCAACCTGCCCACCGGCGCCGCCCGACTGCTCAGCGGCTGGCGGCCGCTGGGCCGCCGCCCCACCTACCCGGCCGCCGCGCCCCGCGTGCAGCTCGACCACATCCTCGCCGACCGGCACGGCCTGGACCGGCTGCCCCCGGTCACCGCCGTCGACACACCGCTGTCGACGATCTCCGACCACCGGCCCCTCGTCGTCGACCTCGGCTGA
- a CDS encoding bifunctional 5,10-methylenetetrahydrofolate dehydrogenase/5,10-methenyltetrahydrofolate cyclohydrolase produces the protein MSVSASPTTTTARLLPGKPVAEKILTEVAEQVAVLRAAGVTPALATVLVGDDDASAGYIRIKQRQAAELGFASPHVHLPASASQQDLHRVLADFNADSGVHGVLVQHPIPGHLDYDRALDVLDPDKDVDGMHPVNMGRLALGLPGPLPCTPAGIEALLAYHGVPVAGREVVILGRGATLGRPLAMLLAQKRPTANAAVTVVHTGVADWPRYTRRAEILVAAAGVPGIVRPEHVRPGAVVVGGGVRYEGRRLLPDVDESCAEVAGAITPRVGGVGPTTVAMLFRNAVRAAQRAVGQG, from the coding sequence ATGTCTGTTTCCGCTTCCCCGACGACTACGACGGCCCGGCTGCTGCCTGGTAAGCCGGTGGCGGAGAAGATCCTGACCGAGGTCGCCGAGCAGGTGGCGGTGTTGCGCGCGGCGGGGGTGACGCCGGCGTTGGCGACGGTGCTGGTGGGTGACGACGACGCGAGCGCCGGCTACATCCGGATCAAGCAGCGTCAGGCGGCGGAGTTGGGTTTCGCGTCGCCGCACGTGCACCTGCCGGCGTCGGCCTCGCAGCAGGATCTGCACCGGGTGCTGGCGGATTTCAACGCCGACTCGGGGGTGCACGGGGTGCTGGTGCAGCATCCGATCCCCGGTCATCTGGACTACGACCGGGCGTTGGACGTCCTGGACCCGGACAAGGACGTCGACGGCATGCACCCGGTGAACATGGGCCGGTTGGCGTTGGGTCTGCCGGGGCCGTTGCCGTGTACGCCGGCGGGGATCGAGGCGTTGCTGGCGTACCACGGGGTGCCGGTGGCCGGTCGTGAGGTGGTGATCCTGGGTCGGGGGGCGACGTTGGGGCGGCCGTTGGCGATGCTGTTGGCGCAGAAGCGGCCGACGGCGAACGCGGCGGTGACGGTGGTGCACACCGGGGTGGCGGACTGGCCGCGGTACACCCGGCGGGCGGAGATCCTGGTGGCGGCGGCGGGGGTGCCGGGGATCGTGCGGCCGGAGCACGTGCGCCCGGGCGCGGTGGTTGTCGGTGGTGGGGTGCGGTACGAGGGGCGGCGGTTGCTGCCGGACGTGGACGAGTCGTGTGCCGAGGTGGCGGGGGCGATCACGCCGCGGGTCGGCGGGGTGGGTCCGACGACGGTGGCGATGTTGTTCCGCAACGCGGTGCGGGCGGCGCAGCGGGCCGTCGGGCAGGGCTGA
- a CDS encoding SRPBCC domain-containing protein: MIEIDAQVDLSHPSDRVWQALTNPQLLSRWFTETETVTPAPHRLLLHTAGLPGFHAAVDAEVTEQRAPELLVLQCREGDRRTRLTCTITRTADGCRLSVQESMEHGSWPAEDRDHRERYYQQTLTGRLPAILDWLAFQQVDLRRGEGPPTTELPTIALSGRVPAPSDRRRRLAIVGALTAATLATGAALWALLPGDADQSAAPAPLPPPPTAGATSDSVASRATRSSPPTPNAARSTPRPSRTPTATPSRTPTSAAPSAATMTARYETTATRILGYTGQVVLDNPDGPAAKSWTLVVTLAEGGTVTNAQGANWQQDGQAVTFTGAPVPAGQSQTITFDVRNPDPRTKAPEGCTIDDTPCTGL; encoded by the coding sequence GTGATCGAGATCGACGCCCAGGTCGACCTGTCGCACCCCAGCGACCGGGTCTGGCAGGCACTGACCAATCCGCAACTGCTCAGCCGCTGGTTCACCGAGACCGAGACGGTCACGCCGGCACCGCACCGGCTGCTGCTGCACACCGCGGGGCTGCCCGGCTTCCACGCCGCCGTCGACGCCGAGGTGACCGAACAGCGGGCACCCGAGCTGCTCGTCCTGCAGTGCCGGGAAGGCGACCGCCGCACCCGGCTCACCTGCACCATCACCCGCACCGCCGACGGCTGCCGACTGTCGGTGCAGGAAAGCATGGAACACGGCAGCTGGCCCGCCGAGGACCGCGACCACCGCGAGCGGTACTACCAGCAGACCCTGACCGGACGGCTCCCCGCCATCCTCGACTGGCTCGCCTTCCAGCAGGTCGACCTGCGCCGCGGCGAGGGCCCGCCGACCACCGAGCTGCCCACCATCGCCCTGTCCGGCCGCGTACCCGCACCGTCCGACCGCCGACGCCGGCTGGCGATCGTCGGGGCGCTGACCGCCGCGACCCTCGCCACCGGCGCGGCCCTCTGGGCCCTGCTACCCGGCGACGCGGACCAGAGCGCCGCACCGGCCCCGCTGCCCCCACCACCCACCGCTGGCGCCACCAGCGACAGTGTCGCGTCCCGGGCCACCCGCAGCTCCCCGCCCACACCCAACGCCGCTCGCAGCACCCCGCGCCCCAGCCGGACCCCCACCGCCACCCCGTCGCGCACACCCACCTCCGCCGCCCCGAGCGCCGCCACCATGACCGCCCGCTACGAGACCACCGCCACCCGGATCCTCGGCTACACCGGCCAGGTGGTGCTCGACAACCCGGACGGCCCGGCGGCGAAGAGCTGGACCCTCGTCGTCACCCTCGCCGAGGGCGGCACCGTCACCAACGCCCAGGGAGCCAACTGGCAGCAGGACGGTCAGGCCGTCACCTTCACCGGCGCACCCGTCCCGGCCGGACAGTCGCAGACCATCACCTTCGACGTCCGCAACCCGGACCCGCGCACCAAGGCACCCGAGGGCTGCACGATCGACGACACCCCCTGCACCGGCCTGTGA
- a CDS encoding tyrosine-type recombinase/integrase, whose product MHHKQDESVGRLIEEFLTARATRKPSPHTLEAYRRDLRAVAALVGEDTTPLPLDQVMISDLSPRVMRAAFARFAAPRAASSVHRAWSSWNSFFTFLVAEGVVAGNPMPAVGRPRAPLPQPKPLRGEDTPEELLASVARDDGRQRDPWPERDVAVLALALCAGLRLSELLALRVSSLSGRAGERRVDVAGKGGRPRVVPVEPELDEVLAAYLDSRVRRFGSRSVRPDSPLLVDRRGEPLRRGGLQYLVDSCYRRAGIGDRVPRGARLHALRHTFATRLAEDGASAAEIMRLLGHASLASSQTYIEVTAGQQRAAVRSNRTNRALAGLVRLSFDPAG is encoded by the coding sequence ATGCATCATAAACAGGACGAATCGGTAGGGCGGCTGATCGAGGAGTTCCTGACGGCGCGGGCCACCCGCAAGCCCTCCCCCCACACGCTCGAGGCGTACCGGCGGGACCTGCGGGCGGTCGCCGCCCTGGTCGGCGAGGACACCACTCCCCTCCCCCTCGACCAGGTGATGATCTCGGACCTCTCCCCCCGGGTCATGCGTGCCGCGTTCGCCCGGTTCGCCGCTCCCCGGGCGGCGTCCTCGGTGCACCGTGCCTGGTCCAGTTGGAACAGCTTCTTCACGTTCCTGGTGGCCGAGGGGGTGGTGGCGGGCAATCCGATGCCGGCGGTGGGCCGGCCACGCGCTCCGCTCCCCCAGCCCAAGCCGTTGCGGGGCGAGGACACCCCGGAGGAGTTGCTCGCCTCGGTCGCCCGGGACGACGGCCGGCAGCGGGACCCGTGGCCGGAGCGGGACGTGGCGGTGCTGGCCCTGGCGCTCTGCGCCGGGCTGCGCCTGTCGGAGCTGCTGGCGCTGCGGGTGTCGTCGCTGAGCGGCCGGGCCGGCGAGCGGCGGGTGGACGTGGCCGGCAAGGGCGGCCGGCCGCGGGTGGTGCCGGTGGAGCCGGAGCTGGACGAAGTGCTGGCGGCCTACCTGGACAGTCGGGTGCGACGGTTCGGGTCGCGCAGCGTACGGCCGGATTCGCCGTTGCTGGTGGACCGGCGGGGTGAGCCGTTGCGTCGGGGTGGGCTGCAGTATCTGGTGGACTCCTGCTACCGGCGGGCGGGCATCGGTGACCGGGTGCCGCGGGGGGCGCGGCTGCACGCGTTGCGGCACACGTTCGCGACGCGGTTGGCCGAGGACGGGGCGAGCGCGGCGGAGATCATGCGGTTGCTGGGGCACGCGTCGTTGGCATCGTCGCAGACGTACATCGAGGTGACGGCGGGTCAGCAGCGGGCGGCGGTGCGGTCGAACCGCACCAACCGCGCGTTGGCGGGGCTGGTGCGGCTGTCGTTCGATCCCGCGGGTTGA